One genomic region from Streptomyces sp. NBC_00457 encodes:
- a CDS encoding cupin domain-containing protein translates to MTGLILPPGQGRKLITKAQEVTFKATEAHGSSISIFEVVVPPGFDVGAHVHSDAQEFFYVLEGELQLLAFEPITRTQESWHEWESPEGDRVVRATEGASMFVPPGTPHAFRNASDQPARMLFQCFPSPIHELYFDEIAEIWSAGGPPDAEAIEEMRRRYDVSQITPLRFDPPPLLDSPSATERGAQRR, encoded by the coding sequence ATGACTGGTCTCATTCTCCCGCCCGGTCAGGGGCGAAAGCTGATCACCAAGGCGCAGGAAGTGACCTTCAAGGCCACCGAGGCGCACGGCTCCTCCATATCGATCTTCGAGGTGGTGGTGCCGCCCGGGTTCGATGTCGGGGCCCATGTCCACAGCGATGCGCAGGAGTTCTTCTACGTCCTTGAGGGGGAGCTGCAACTGCTGGCCTTCGAGCCCATCACGCGCACGCAGGAGAGCTGGCACGAGTGGGAGTCGCCCGAGGGGGACCGGGTCGTCCGGGCCACCGAGGGGGCCAGCATGTTCGTTCCCCCGGGAACGCCGCACGCGTTCAGGAACGCCTCGGACCAGCCGGCGCGCATGCTGTTCCAGTGCTTCCCCTCACCCATTCACGAGCTCTACTTCGACGAGATCGCCGAGATCTGGTCGGCCGGCGGGCCGCCGGACGCAGAGGCCATCGAGGAGATGCGCCGGCGCTATGACGTCAGTCAGATCACGCCGCTGCGCTTCGACCCGCCCCCTCTTCTCGATTCCCCGTCGGCAACGGAGCGCGGAGCGCAACGGAGATGA